One genomic window of Pseudomonas aeruginosa includes the following:
- a CDS encoding oxidoreductase, which produces MSFRKTLLITGASSGFGQALAREALNSGHRVVGTVRSEEARSALEAVAPGQAFGRLLDVTDLAAIEPTVAAIERDIGPLDVLVNSAGYGHEGILEESPLAEMRRQFEVNLFGAVAMIQAVLPYMRRRRRGHILNITSMGGYITMPGIAYYCGSKFALEGLSEALGKEVASLGIAVTAVAPGSFRTDWAGRSMVRSPRTIADYDALFDPVRQARQEKSGKQPGDPRKAARAMLQAIEAENPPAHLLLGSDALGLVRQKLKALEEEIAAWEEVTRSTDG; this is translated from the coding sequence ATGTCGTTTCGCAAGACCCTGTTGATCACCGGCGCCAGCAGCGGCTTCGGCCAGGCCCTGGCCCGCGAGGCCCTGAATTCCGGTCACCGCGTGGTGGGCACGGTGCGCAGCGAGGAGGCCAGGAGCGCACTGGAAGCCGTGGCGCCGGGCCAAGCCTTCGGCCGGCTGCTGGACGTCACCGACCTTGCCGCCATCGAGCCGACGGTCGCAGCCATCGAGCGCGACATCGGTCCGCTGGACGTGCTGGTGAACAGTGCCGGCTATGGTCATGAAGGCATCCTCGAGGAGTCGCCGCTGGCCGAGATGCGCCGGCAGTTCGAGGTCAACCTGTTCGGCGCGGTCGCGATGATCCAGGCCGTGCTGCCCTACATGCGTCGGCGCCGCCGCGGTCATATCCTCAACATCACTTCCATGGGCGGCTACATCACCATGCCCGGCATCGCCTACTACTGCGGCAGCAAGTTCGCCCTGGAAGGGCTTTCCGAAGCCTTGGGCAAGGAGGTAGCCAGCCTCGGCATCGCCGTCACCGCCGTGGCCCCCGGCTCCTTCCGCACCGACTGGGCCGGCCGTTCGATGGTCCGCAGCCCGCGCACCATCGCCGACTACGACGCGCTCTTCGACCCGGTCCGCCAGGCTCGCCAGGAAAAGAGCGGCAAGCAACCGGGCGACCCGCGCAAGGCCGCGCGCGCCATGCTCCAGGCCATCGAGGCGGAAAACCCGCCGGCGCACCTGCTGCTGGGCAGCGATGCACTGGGGCTGGTGCGGCAGAAGCTGAAGGCGCTGGAGGAGGAAATCGCGGCGTGGGAAGAGGTCACGCGGTCGACGGATGGATGA
- a CDS encoding GNAT family N-acetyltransferase has product MTAESPTIRLERYSERHVEGLTALYNDPAVARQVLQMPFQSVEQRRKRLHDSVDDDRLLILVALHQGDVIGSASLEQHPRIRRSHSGSIGMGVAVAWQGKGVGSRLLGELLDIADNWMNLRRVELTVYTDNAPALALYRKFGFETEGEMREYAVRDGRFVDVYSMARLRRVEGRVGE; this is encoded by the coding sequence ATGACCGCCGAATCGCCGACGATCCGCCTCGAACGCTACAGCGAACGCCACGTGGAAGGCCTCACCGCCCTGTACAACGACCCCGCCGTGGCCCGCCAGGTCCTGCAGATGCCCTTCCAGTCGGTGGAGCAGCGCCGCAAGCGCCTGCACGACAGCGTGGACGACGACCGCCTGCTGATCCTCGTCGCCTTGCACCAGGGGGACGTCATCGGCAGCGCCAGCCTCGAACAGCACCCGCGCATCCGCCGCAGCCACAGCGGCAGCATCGGCATGGGTGTCGCCGTCGCCTGGCAGGGCAAGGGCGTCGGCAGCCGCCTGCTCGGCGAACTGCTGGACATCGCCGACAACTGGATGAACCTGCGCCGCGTCGAACTCACCGTCTACACCGACAACGCCCCGGCGCTGGCGCTGTATCGCAAGTTCGGCTTCGAGACCGAAGGAGAGATGCGCGAATACGCGGTGCGGGATGGGCGCTTCGTGGACGTGTACAGCATGGCGCGCTTGCGGAGGGTCGAGGGGCGGGTGGGAGAGTGA
- the aceK gene encoding bifunctional isocitrate dehydrogenase kinase/phosphatase, whose protein sequence is MVQSAPASEIAALILRGFDDYREQFREITDGARARFEQAQWQEAQRASAQRINLYEEKVAETVAGLRAGLADSELLDVERWPIIKSAYIAQIDLRLDDELAETWFNSIFCGLFSHDNISDGTMFVHTTRPSLRVHARAPYTRTYRPGGDLRQALEKIFDDYRFDVPYDDRERDLERIDALLHSNLPDWVCKDPDLAIELIGSVFYRNKGAYLVGRLFTPDEQWPLVFPLLHREGHGIQFDTVITDEAEVSIIFSFTRSYFMVDVPVPAELVAFLKRLLPGKHLAELYTSIGFYKQGKSEFYRALINHLATTDDRFVMAPGVRGMVMSVFTLPGFNTVFKIIKDRFNPSKSVDHATVIQKYQLVKNHDRVGRLADTQQFADFRFPVSKFEPECLAELLEVAPSTVVMEGDVVLIRHCWTERRMTPLNIYLENASEAQTREALNDYGLAIKQLAAANIFPGDMLLKNFGVTRHGRVVFYDYDEICYLTEVNFRYIPEPRFPEDEMSSEPWYSVGPNDVFPEEFPRFLFVDLNQRRLFAKLHGNLYDAKYWQGLQEQIREGKVIDVFPYRRQETPEQLLG, encoded by the coding sequence ATGGTCCAGAGCGCCCCAGCCAGCGAAATCGCCGCCCTCATCCTGCGCGGTTTCGACGATTACCGAGAGCAGTTCCGCGAGATCACCGACGGCGCCCGTGCCCGCTTCGAGCAGGCGCAGTGGCAGGAAGCGCAGCGCGCCTCGGCGCAGCGGATCAACCTCTACGAGGAAAAGGTCGCCGAGACGGTGGCCGGGCTGCGCGCGGGGCTGGCCGACAGCGAGCTGCTGGACGTGGAGCGCTGGCCGATCATCAAGAGCGCCTACATCGCGCAGATCGACCTGCGGCTGGACGACGAGCTGGCCGAGACCTGGTTCAACTCGATCTTCTGCGGGCTGTTCAGCCACGACAACATCAGCGACGGCACGATGTTCGTGCACACCACCCGGCCCTCGCTGCGCGTCCACGCCCGCGCGCCCTACACCCGCACCTACCGGCCAGGCGGCGACCTGCGCCAGGCGCTGGAGAAGATCTTCGACGACTACCGCTTCGACGTGCCCTACGACGACCGCGAGCGCGACCTCGAACGGATCGACGCACTGCTGCACAGCAACCTGCCGGACTGGGTGTGCAAGGACCCGGACCTGGCCATCGAGCTGATCGGCTCGGTGTTCTATCGCAACAAGGGCGCCTACCTGGTGGGCCGCCTGTTCACCCCGGACGAGCAGTGGCCGCTGGTGTTCCCGCTGCTGCACCGCGAGGGCCACGGCATCCAGTTCGACACGGTGATCACCGACGAAGCGGAAGTCTCGATCATCTTCTCCTTCACCCGCTCCTACTTCATGGTCGACGTGCCGGTGCCGGCCGAGCTGGTGGCCTTCCTCAAGCGCCTGCTGCCGGGCAAGCACCTGGCCGAGCTGTACACCTCGATCGGCTTCTACAAGCAGGGCAAGAGCGAGTTCTACCGCGCCCTGATCAACCACCTGGCGACCACCGACGACCGCTTCGTCATGGCCCCCGGGGTGCGCGGCATGGTGATGAGCGTGTTCACCCTGCCCGGCTTCAACACGGTGTTCAAGATCATCAAGGACCGCTTCAACCCGTCGAAGAGCGTCGACCACGCCACGGTGATCCAGAAGTACCAGTTGGTGAAGAACCACGACCGGGTCGGACGCCTGGCTGACACCCAGCAGTTCGCCGACTTCCGCTTCCCGGTGAGCAAGTTCGAGCCGGAGTGCCTGGCCGAACTGCTGGAAGTGGCGCCGTCGACGGTGGTGATGGAAGGCGACGTGGTGCTGATCCGCCACTGCTGGACCGAGCGGCGCATGACCCCGCTGAACATCTACCTGGAGAACGCCAGCGAGGCACAGACCCGCGAGGCGCTGAACGACTACGGGCTGGCGATCAAGCAACTGGCGGCGGCGAACATCTTCCCCGGCGACATGCTGCTGAAGAACTTCGGCGTGACCCGCCATGGCCGGGTGGTGTTCTACGACTACGACGAGATCTGCTACCTCACCGAGGTGAACTTCCGCTACATCCCCGAGCCGCGCTTCCCCGAGGACGAGATGTCGTCCGAGCCCTGGTATTCGGTGGGGCCCAACGATGTGTTCCCGGAAGAATTCCCGCGCTTCCTGTTCGTCGACCTCAACCAGCGCCGGCTATTCGCCAAGCTGCACGGCAACCTCTACGACGCCAAATACTGGCAGGGCCTGCAGGAGCAGATCCGCGAGGGCAAGGTGATCGACGTGTTTCCCTATCGGCGGCAGGAGACGCCCGAGCAGTTGCTCGGGTAG
- the pdxB gene encoding 4-phosphoerythronate dehydrogenase PdxB, translating into MRILADENIPVVDAFFADQGSIRRLPGRAIDRVALAEVDVLLVRSVTEVSRAALAGSPVRFVGTCTIGTDHLDLDYFAEAGIAWSSAPGCNARGVVDYVLGCLLAMAEVRGADLAERTYGVVGAGQVGGRLVEVLRGLGWKVLVCDPPRQAREPDGEFVSLERLLAEADVISLHTPLNRDGEHPTRHLLDEPRLAALRPGTWLVNASRGAVVDNQALRRLLEGGADLEVALDVWEGEPQADPELAARCLIATPHIAGYSLEGKLRGTAQIYQAYCAWRGIAERVSLQDVLPETWLAGLQLNPGCDPAWALATLCRAVYDPRSDDAAFRRSLTGDSATRRAAFDALRKHYPPRREITGLRVATGGQAGLQRVVRALGAQLV; encoded by the coding sequence ATGCGTATTCTCGCCGATGAAAACATTCCCGTGGTCGACGCCTTCTTCGCCGACCAGGGCTCCATTCGCCGCTTGCCCGGGCGCGCCATCGACCGCGTGGCACTGGCCGAGGTCGACGTGCTGCTGGTGCGCTCGGTCACCGAGGTCAGCCGCGCGGCGCTGGCCGGCTCGCCGGTGCGCTTCGTCGGCACCTGCACCATCGGCACCGACCACCTTGACCTCGACTACTTCGCCGAGGCCGGCATCGCCTGGTCCAGCGCGCCCGGCTGCAACGCCCGCGGGGTGGTGGACTACGTGCTCGGCTGCCTGCTGGCGATGGCCGAGGTGCGCGGCGCCGACCTGGCCGAACGCACCTATGGGGTGGTTGGCGCCGGGCAGGTCGGCGGGCGGCTGGTGGAGGTGCTGCGCGGGCTGGGCTGGAAAGTGCTGGTCTGCGATCCGCCGCGCCAGGCGCGCGAGCCGGACGGCGAATTCGTCTCGCTGGAACGGCTGCTGGCCGAGGCCGACGTGATCAGCCTGCACACTCCGCTGAACCGCGACGGCGAACACCCGACCCGCCACCTGCTGGATGAACCCCGCCTGGCCGCCCTGCGTCCCGGTACCTGGCTGGTCAACGCCAGCCGTGGCGCGGTGGTCGACAACCAGGCCCTGCGCCGCCTGCTCGAAGGCGGCGCCGACCTGGAAGTGGCGCTGGACGTCTGGGAAGGCGAACCGCAGGCCGACCCCGAACTGGCCGCGCGCTGCCTGATCGCCACGCCGCACATCGCCGGCTACAGCCTGGAAGGCAAGCTGCGCGGCACCGCGCAGATCTACCAGGCCTACTGCGCCTGGCGCGGCATCGCCGAACGCGTGAGCCTGCAAGACGTGCTGCCGGAAACCTGGCTCGCCGGCCTGCAGCTCAACCCCGGCTGCGACCCCGCCTGGGCGCTGGCCACGCTGTGCCGCGCGGTGTACGACCCGCGCAGCGACGACGCCGCCTTCCGCCGCAGCCTGACCGGCGACAGCGCCACCCGCCGCGCCGCCTTCGACGCCCTGCGCAAACACTACCCGCCGCGCCGCGAGATCACCGGCCTGCGCGTCGCCACCGGTGGACAGGCGGGGTTGCAGCGGGTGGTGCGGGCGCTGGGGGCGCAGTTGGTCTAG
- a CDS encoding winged helix-turn-helix transcriptional regulator: MQRKTFADAECPIARSLERVGEWWSILIMRDALQGLRRFDEFSRSLDIAPNMLTRRLNALVEAGLLERQPYSQRPLRYQYVPTAKGEDFRLVLMAFVAWGNRHYAEEGQSVQLVERTSGRPVRSFLAALADGRTVPLEQCTVQAGPAASEEMRQRLAAMPERSELPAR; encoded by the coding sequence ATGCAACGCAAGACCTTCGCCGATGCCGAATGCCCCATCGCCCGCAGCCTGGAACGGGTCGGCGAATGGTGGAGCATCCTGATCATGCGCGATGCGCTTCAGGGCCTGCGCCGCTTCGACGAATTTTCCCGCAGCCTGGATATCGCGCCGAACATGCTCACCCGGCGCCTGAACGCGCTGGTGGAGGCGGGCCTGCTCGAACGCCAGCCCTACAGCCAGCGTCCGCTGCGCTATCAGTACGTGCCTACGGCCAAGGGCGAGGATTTTCGCCTCGTGCTCATGGCTTTCGTCGCCTGGGGTAATCGCCACTACGCAGAGGAAGGGCAGAGCGTGCAGCTCGTCGAGCGAACAAGCGGGCGGCCGGTGCGCTCGTTCCTGGCGGCTCTCGCCGATGGCCGAACGGTACCGCTGGAGCAATGCACCGTGCAGGCCGGGCCTGCCGCCAGCGAGGAAATGCGCCAGCGCCTGGCGGCCATGCCGGAGCGGAGCGAGCTGCCGGCTCGATGA
- the fabF gene encoding beta-ketoacyl-ACP synthase II — MSKRIVVTGMGAVSPLGCGVEPIWQRLLAGQSGIAKLPAELIGDLPISIGGQVPDRARDPQAGFDPDLLLAAKEQRKMDRFILFALAAAQEALAQAGWAPQSAEAQERTATVIASGVGGFHAIAEAVRTTDGKGPRRLSPFTIPSFLCNMAAAHVSIRHGFKGPLGAPVTACAAGVQAIGDAARMIRAGEVDVALCGGAEATIHRVSLAGFAAARALSSDFNDSPERASRPFDQARDGFVMGEGAGLLVIEELEHALARGARPIAELVGYGTSADAYHMTAGPEDGSGARRAMQQALRQAGVEAAAVQHLNAHATSTQVGDKGELAAIKAVFGTGSGLAISATKSATGHLLGAAGGIEAIFTVLALRDQLAPATLNLETPDTDAEGLDLVRGEARRWPMEHALSNGFGFGGVNASLLFRRWV; from the coding sequence ATGAGCAAACGTATCGTCGTCACCGGCATGGGCGCGGTCAGCCCGCTGGGCTGCGGAGTCGAACCCATATGGCAACGCCTGCTGGCCGGGCAATCGGGCATCGCCAAGCTCCCGGCGGAGCTGATCGGCGACCTGCCCATCAGCATCGGCGGCCAGGTCCCCGACCGTGCCCGGGACCCGCAGGCCGGCTTCGATCCCGACCTGCTGCTGGCCGCCAAGGAACAACGCAAGATGGACCGCTTCATCCTCTTCGCCCTGGCCGCCGCGCAAGAGGCCCTGGCGCAGGCCGGCTGGGCGCCGCAGAGCGCCGAGGCGCAGGAGCGCACGGCGACCGTCATCGCCTCCGGGGTAGGCGGCTTCCATGCCATCGCCGAAGCGGTGCGGACCACCGACGGCAAGGGGCCGCGACGCCTGTCGCCCTTCACCATCCCGTCCTTTCTCTGCAACATGGCGGCCGCCCATGTATCGATCCGCCATGGCTTCAAGGGACCGCTGGGCGCCCCGGTGACCGCCTGCGCGGCGGGCGTGCAGGCCATCGGCGACGCGGCGCGGATGATCCGCGCGGGAGAGGTCGACGTGGCGCTCTGCGGCGGCGCGGAAGCGACCATCCACCGGGTCAGCCTGGCCGGCTTCGCCGCCGCGCGCGCCCTGTCCAGCGATTTCAACGACAGCCCCGAGCGCGCCTCGCGCCCCTTCGACCAGGCCCGCGACGGCTTCGTCATGGGCGAAGGCGCCGGCCTACTGGTCATCGAGGAACTGGAGCACGCCCTGGCGCGCGGCGCCAGGCCCATCGCCGAGCTGGTGGGCTACGGCACCAGCGCCGACGCCTACCACATGACCGCCGGGCCGGAAGATGGCAGCGGCGCCCGCCGGGCCATGCAGCAGGCGCTGCGCCAGGCCGGCGTGGAAGCGGCCGCGGTGCAGCACCTGAATGCCCACGCCACCTCCACCCAGGTAGGCGACAAGGGCGAACTGGCCGCCATCAAGGCCGTGTTCGGCACCGGCAGCGGGCTCGCCATCAGCGCGACCAAATCCGCCACCGGCCACCTCCTGGGCGCCGCCGGCGGCATCGAGGCGATCTTCACGGTCCTGGCACTGCGCGACCAGCTCGCCCCCGCCACGCTCAACCTGGAAACGCCCGACACCGACGCCGAGGGCCTCGACCTGGTTCGCGGCGAAGCCCGGCGCTGGCCGATGGAACACGCGCTGTCCAATGGCTTCGGCTTCGGCGGGGTGAATGCCAGCCTGTTGTTCCGGCGTTGGGTGTAG
- a CDS encoding GNAT family N-acetyltransferase: MISLRPMRESEFSGYLDYFVPAYASEISSSHRLSYSESLVQAKLEIADDLPDGINTAGQFLLCLYDPADGPEEVIGYLWYEEDLSLHLAFINDFHILPVHQGKGLAKQALESLERELKLRGFQQIKLRVAGDNERAKHVYEGSGFCVTGINMSKPLV; this comes from the coding sequence ATGATCTCGTTAAGACCTATGCGAGAAAGCGAATTCTCAGGTTATCTCGATTATTTTGTCCCTGCCTATGCATCTGAGATTTCATCCAGTCATAGGCTTTCGTACAGTGAATCTCTTGTGCAAGCCAAATTGGAAATAGCAGATGATTTACCTGACGGTATCAATACGGCTGGACAATTTTTGCTGTGCCTGTACGATCCGGCAGATGGCCCCGAAGAAGTCATAGGATATCTGTGGTACGAAGAGGATCTGTCCCTGCACTTGGCATTTATAAATGATTTCCACATTCTTCCCGTCCACCAGGGAAAAGGTCTCGCCAAGCAGGCCTTGGAGTCTTTGGAGCGGGAGCTTAAACTTCGAGGATTTCAACAGATAAAATTACGAGTAGCTGGCGACAACGAACGAGCCAAACATGTTTATGAAGGCAGTGGCTTTTGTGTGACCGGTATCAATATGAGCAAGCCGCTCGTTTAG
- a CDS encoding TetR/AcrR family transcriptional regulator encodes MNKTPSPKVAARGPVDHEVRDQIVAAATEHFRLYGYEKTTVSDLAKAIGFSKAYIYKFFESKQAIGEMICSSCLQQIQTEVNAAIHEVDSPPEKLRRMLKVLMEACLRLFFQDRKLYEIAASAASGRWPATLLYEGFIEQTLREILQQGRQSGDFERKTPLDETTRAIHLIMRPYFNPLLLQYGLETTDEAPALLSSLVLRSLSP; translated from the coding sequence ATGAACAAGACCCCCTCCCCCAAAGTTGCAGCACGTGGTCCGGTGGATCACGAGGTGCGTGATCAGATCGTGGCAGCGGCGACCGAGCACTTCCGCCTGTATGGCTACGAGAAGACCACGGTTTCCGACCTGGCCAAGGCCATCGGTTTTTCCAAGGCCTATATCTACAAGTTCTTCGAGTCCAAGCAGGCCATCGGCGAGATGATCTGCTCGAGCTGCCTGCAGCAGATACAGACCGAGGTGAATGCTGCCATCCATGAGGTGGACAGCCCGCCGGAGAAGCTGAGGCGCATGCTCAAGGTGCTGATGGAAGCCTGCCTGCGGCTGTTCTTCCAGGATCGCAAACTCTACGAAATCGCCGCCTCCGCCGCCTCCGGGCGCTGGCCGGCAACCCTGCTCTACGAAGGCTTCATCGAGCAGACCCTTCGCGAGATCCTGCAGCAGGGCCGGCAGAGCGGCGACTTCGAGCGCAAGACGCCTCTGGACGAAACCACCCGCGCGATCCACCTGATCATGCGCCCCTATTTCAACCCGCTGCTGCTCCAGTACGGGCTCGAAACCACCGATGAAGCGCCGGCCCTGCTGTCCAGCCTGGTGTTGCGCAGTCTGTCACCCTGA
- a CDS encoding efflux RND transporter periplasmic adaptor subunit — protein sequence MRRRNLLLPPLVGVIPFVLLACSDQTPPDPRTDAPLVRITTIQSATATSRAFTGIVAARVQSDLGFRVSGKVLQRLVDTGQTVKRGQVLLRLDPIDLQLAAHAQREAVTAARARAQQASDDEARYRALRGTGAVSASAYDQYKAAADAARAQLSAAEAQAKVAGNATRYAELLADADGIVMETLAEPGQVVSAGQAVVRLAHAGPREALVQLPETLRPAVGSSAEAKLFGRQDVSVATRLRQLSDVADRQTRTFEARYVLEGELSDAPLGTTITVQISDPQTASPSTVQVPIAALYDAGNGPGIWMIRGEPAEVAWTPVNVQSLDDESARISGAIKPGDQIVALGAHLLRDGQAVRLAEPATVAAAEEGQP from the coding sequence ATGCGCCGGCGCAACCTCCTTCTGCCCCCCCTGGTCGGTGTAATTCCGTTCGTGCTGCTCGCCTGTAGCGACCAGACGCCCCCCGATCCCCGCACTGACGCGCCACTGGTTCGCATCACCACCATCCAGTCGGCAACCGCTACATCGCGCGCCTTCACCGGCATCGTCGCGGCCAGGGTGCAGAGCGACCTGGGTTTCCGCGTGTCCGGCAAGGTGTTGCAGCGTCTGGTCGATACCGGCCAGACAGTCAAGCGTGGCCAGGTGCTTTTGCGCCTCGATCCTATCGACCTGCAACTCGCCGCCCATGCCCAGCGCGAGGCGGTGACCGCAGCGCGGGCACGGGCTCAGCAGGCCAGCGATGACGAAGCTCGTTACCGCGCCCTGCGCGGCACTGGCGCGGTATCGGCATCTGCCTACGACCAATACAAGGCAGCGGCGGATGCGGCTCGCGCGCAACTCAGTGCAGCCGAGGCCCAAGCCAAGGTTGCCGGTAACGCCACCCGCTACGCCGAGCTGCTCGCCGATGCCGACGGTATCGTCATGGAGACACTGGCCGAGCCAGGCCAGGTGGTCAGCGCCGGCCAGGCCGTGGTACGGCTTGCACATGCCGGCCCACGCGAAGCCCTGGTGCAACTGCCGGAAACCCTGCGTCCAGCAGTCGGTTCCAGCGCTGAGGCCAAGCTCTTCGGCAGGCAAGACGTCAGCGTCGCCACCCGACTGCGCCAGCTGTCGGATGTCGCCGACCGCCAGACCCGCACTTTCGAGGCGCGTTACGTGCTCGAAGGCGAGCTGTCCGACGCGCCGCTGGGCACCACCATCACCGTGCAAATCAGCGATCCGCAAACTGCTTCACCAAGCACAGTGCAGGTGCCCATCGCCGCGCTGTACGACGCAGGCAACGGGCCTGGCATCTGGATGATTCGCGGAGAGCCCGCAGAGGTGGCGTGGACGCCCGTAAACGTTCAGTCGCTGGATGATGAGAGCGCTCGCATCAGCGGCGCGATCAAGCCGGGCGACCAGATCGTCGCCCTGGGCGCGCACCTGCTGCGCGACGGCCAGGCCGTTCGCCTGGCCGAGCCGGCCACCGTGGCGGCAGCCGAGGAAGGCCAGCCATGA